CATTTCGCGCTCAAGCGGCATCTGCTGCGCGCCGCGCTCTATCGCAAACAGCTCGCTGCCCGGTTCGTTGCCTGGCGTGAATTCACCGAACTCGCCCAAAGTCCGTCCTGCTCATCCTGAGGCGTGCTCTTCTTGCCGCTTTTACGACCCAGTCCGATATATTGACAATGCGAAGCCGCCGTCTCTCCGAGCCCGCTGCTGGCGCCCGTGATTACGACTACCTTCTCTTTAATGTTCTGCATGGCGAGCGATGGAACGGGGTCGCTCGGATCGGCGCTTCACCGCTGGATGGAAACCGTCCATTACGGACGCGCGCGCTTCAGGGAAGCACGGAGTTGACGCCGGCAGTAGCGGCGGCCAGGGCAGCGTCAGCCAGCGCGGCCTGTACCGCTTTTCGCTCCTATAACGACAGTGCGGCACGGCGAGGAGGAAGGGCTTCACGCGTTGGCACAATCCCGGGACACGGGGTAGTGCTCGCGCTGCGCCTCTAGCCGCTTTCCGTCTCGAGAATCAGCTTCGCAAGAATCATCGCGCGAAGATTTTTTGGCTGAGGCGTTCCACTGCGCGGGCGGAAGACCGCGTCGCCGCGTCGGATCAACGCTCCGGAGAGCGCGCAAATTCCGTCCCGCTGTGCGGTTCCGCGCACCCAACCCTGTTCGGCGTAGTAGCAAACGCCGCGTTCGCACCATTCAACCAGGGCTGTGCGCGCGCTCACCCGCTCCACCGCTCGGACCGCGGACCTCTCGAATTTGAGCCTCGCGCTGCGTTCAGTTGAAGCGAGCACCGATGAAAGCGCTTTGCCCGCGATGAAACTGTCGCTGCTCGAGAGCTTAGCTACAGTCGTCAACCACCCACCTATTGAACTTCGGTCGTCGTGAAGAGTGCCCAAAATGCCCCCAGCGGAGTTTGCATTGCTATCGAAGTGTGC
This genomic stretch from Caballeronia sp. Lep1P3 harbors:
- a CDS encoding DUF3331 domain-containing protein — its product is MTTVAKLSSSDSFIAGKALSSVLASTERSARLKFERSAVRAVERVSARTALVEWCERGVCYYAEQGWVRGTAQRDGICALSGALIRRGDAVFRPRSGTPQPKNLRAMILAKLILETESG